In the genome of Pseudomonas protegens, one region contains:
- the speB gene encoding agmatinase encodes MDKILHQPLGGNEMPRFGGIATMMRLPHLQSAAGLDAAFVGVPLDIGTSLRAGTRFGPREIRAESVMIRPYNMATGAAPFDSLSVADIGDVAINTFNLLDAVRIIEEAYDGILEHNVIPLTLGGDHTITLPILRAIHKKHGKVGLVHIDAHADVNDHMFGEKIAHGTTFRRAVEEGLLDCDRVVQIGLRAQGYTAEDFNWSRKQGFRVVQAEECWHKSLEPLMAEVREKVGNGPVYLSFDIDGIDPAWAPGTGTPEIGGLTTIQAIEIVRGCQGLDLVGCDLVEVSPPYDTTGNTSLLGANLLYEMLCVLPGVAHR; translated from the coding sequence GTGGACAAGATTCTCCACCAACCACTGGGCGGCAACGAAATGCCGCGCTTCGGCGGCATCGCCACCATGATGCGTCTTCCCCATCTGCAATCCGCTGCCGGCCTGGACGCGGCCTTCGTCGGCGTGCCCCTGGACATCGGCACCTCGCTGCGCGCCGGCACCCGTTTCGGCCCGCGGGAAATCCGCGCCGAATCGGTGATGATCCGCCCCTACAACATGGCCACCGGTGCCGCTCCGTTCGACTCACTGTCGGTGGCCGACATCGGCGACGTGGCGATCAACACCTTCAACCTGCTGGACGCGGTACGCATCATCGAAGAGGCCTACGACGGCATCCTCGAACACAATGTGATTCCCCTGACCCTGGGCGGCGACCACACCATCACCCTGCCGATCCTGCGGGCCATCCACAAGAAGCACGGCAAGGTCGGGCTGGTGCACATCGATGCCCACGCCGACGTCAACGACCACATGTTCGGCGAGAAGATCGCCCACGGCACCACCTTCCGCCGCGCGGTGGAAGAAGGCCTGCTGGACTGTGACCGGGTGGTGCAGATCGGCCTGCGCGCCCAGGGCTATACCGCCGAAGACTTCAACTGGAGCCGCAAGCAGGGCTTCCGTGTGGTCCAGGCCGAAGAGTGCTGGCACAAGTCGCTGGAACCCTTGATGGCCGAAGTCCGTGAAAAGGTCGGCAACGGCCCGGTGTACCTGAGCTTCGACATCGACGGCATCGACCCGGCCTGGGCACCGGGCACCGGGACTCCGGAAATCGGTGGCCTGACCACCATCCAGGCCATCGAGATCGTCCGTGGCTGTCAGGGCCTGGACCTGGTGGGCTGCGACCTGGTGGAGGTTTCGCCGCCTTACGACACCACCGGCAACACCTCGCTGCTGGGTGCCAACCTGCTGTACGAAATGCTCTGCGTGCTGCCCGGCGTGGCCCACCGCTAA
- a CDS encoding sodium:solute symporter, with protein sequence MGLDILVVLIYAAGMITLGWYGMRRAKTRDDYLVAGRNLGPGFYLGTMAATVLGGASTIGTVRLGYVHGISGFWLCGAIGLGIVGLSLFLAKPLLKLKIYTVTQVLERRYNPAARHASGLIMLVYALMIGATSTIAIGTVMQVLFGLPFWVSILVGGGVVVLYSTIGGMWSLTLTDIVQFLIMTIGLVFLLMPLSIVDAGGWDTLVAKLPASYFDFTAIGWDTILTYFLIYFFGIFIGQDIWQRVFTARSEGVAKVAGTAAGIYCVLYGLAGALIGMAAKVVLPDLDNVNNAFASIVQTSLPNGIRGLVIAAALAALMSTASAGLLAASTTVTQDLLPRLRGGRQSSNGDVHENRIATLLLGIVVLGIALVVSDVISALTLAYNLLVGGMLIPLIGAIYWKRATTAGAITSMSLGFITALFFMFKDGLDANTPIYYSLAVGLVSFVVVSLLSRRPAPLANAI encoded by the coding sequence ATGGGCTTGGATATTCTCGTAGTACTGATTTATGCCGCCGGCATGATCACCCTGGGCTGGTACGGCATGCGCCGGGCCAAGACCCGTGACGACTATCTGGTAGCCGGCCGCAATCTCGGGCCGGGCTTCTACCTGGGGACCATGGCAGCCACCGTACTGGGCGGTGCCTCGACCATCGGCACCGTACGCCTGGGCTACGTCCACGGCATTTCCGGCTTCTGGCTCTGTGGCGCCATCGGCCTGGGCATCGTCGGGCTCAGCCTGTTCCTGGCCAAACCCTTGCTGAAACTGAAGATCTATACCGTCACCCAAGTGCTGGAGCGCCGCTACAACCCCGCGGCACGCCATGCCAGCGGCCTGATCATGCTGGTCTACGCCCTGATGATCGGCGCCACCTCGACCATTGCCATCGGCACCGTGATGCAAGTGCTGTTCGGCTTGCCGTTCTGGGTATCGATCCTGGTGGGTGGTGGTGTCGTGGTGCTCTACTCGACCATCGGCGGCATGTGGTCGCTGACCCTGACCGATATCGTGCAGTTCCTGATCATGACCATCGGCCTGGTGTTCCTGCTGATGCCGCTGTCCATCGTCGACGCCGGCGGCTGGGACACCCTGGTGGCCAAACTGCCGGCCAGCTACTTCGACTTCACCGCCATCGGCTGGGACACCATCCTCACCTACTTCCTGATCTACTTCTTTGGCATCTTCATCGGCCAGGACATCTGGCAGCGAGTGTTCACCGCCCGCAGTGAAGGGGTAGCCAAGGTTGCGGGGACCGCCGCCGGCATCTATTGCGTGCTCTACGGGCTGGCCGGCGCGCTGATCGGCATGGCCGCCAAGGTGGTCCTGCCGGATCTGGACAACGTCAACAACGCCTTCGCCAGCATCGTCCAGACCAGCCTGCCCAACGGCATTCGCGGCCTGGTCATCGCCGCCGCGCTGGCCGCCCTGATGTCCACCGCCAGCGCCGGTCTGCTGGCCGCCTCCACCACCGTGACCCAGGATCTGCTGCCACGCCTGCGTGGTGGTCGCCAGAGCAGCAACGGCGACGTCCATGAAAACCGTATCGCGACCCTGCTGCTGGGCATCGTGGTGCTGGGCATCGCCCTGGTGGTGAGTGACGTGATCAGCGCCCTGACCCTGGCCTACAACCTGCTGGTGGGCGGCATGCTGATTCCGCTGATAGGGGCCATCTACTGGAAACGCGCCACCACCGCCGGTGCCATTACCAGCATGTCCCTGGGGTTCATCACGGCCCTGTTCTTCATGTTCAAGGACGGCCTGGACGCCAACACCCCGATCTATTACAGCCTGGCCGTGGGCCTGGTGAGTTTCGTGGTGGTGAGCCTGCTCTCTCGGCGCCCGGCGCCGCTGGCCAACGCGATCTGA
- a CDS encoding PA1414 family protein: protein MKDKLQSWLHDLGVALGLIEPPLQPVPIPTDEELRRRQQRRR from the coding sequence ATGAAAGACAAACTGCAAAGCTGGCTTCACGACCTTGGCGTCGCTTTGGGCCTGATCGAGCCACCGCTGCAACCGGTGCCGATTCCTACCGACGAAGAGCTGCGGCGCCGTCAGCAACGTCGCCGTTGA
- the ptrR gene encoding putrescine utilization regulator PtrR, translated as MEFSQLRIFQAVAEEGSITRAAERLHRVPSNLSTRLKQLEEQLGVELFLRERQRLQLSPAGKVLLDYAARLFALHDEAHAAVQGGQPAGDFVLGTMYSTAAIHLPALLARYHRTYPAVNLQVQSGPSGELLEGLLSGRLDAALVDGPLELAGLDGVPLCEETLVLISEADHPPVRTARDVQGRAVFTFRQGCSYRMRLESWFAHYHAAMGRAMEIESYQGMLACVIAGSGVALMAQSMLDSLPGRESVAVHALAEPFAHTTTWLMWRKGMLGANLNAWIELQQGAFGQQTPVLRASG; from the coding sequence ATGGAGTTCAGCCAACTGCGTATTTTCCAGGCGGTGGCCGAGGAGGGTTCCATTACACGGGCCGCCGAGCGCTTGCATCGGGTGCCGTCGAATCTCTCGACCCGGCTCAAGCAACTGGAGGAGCAGTTGGGGGTCGAGCTGTTTCTGCGCGAGCGCCAGCGCTTGCAACTGTCGCCAGCGGGCAAGGTGCTGCTCGATTACGCCGCGCGGCTGTTCGCCCTGCACGACGAAGCCCATGCCGCGGTGCAGGGTGGTCAGCCCGCCGGGGATTTCGTCCTCGGCACCATGTACAGCACGGCGGCGATTCATCTGCCGGCGCTGCTGGCGCGCTATCACCGGACCTACCCGGCGGTGAACCTGCAAGTGCAGTCCGGGCCCAGTGGCGAGTTGCTGGAAGGCTTGCTCAGCGGACGCCTGGACGCGGCCCTGGTGGATGGCCCCCTGGAACTGGCAGGGCTGGATGGGGTGCCGTTGTGCGAGGAAACCCTGGTACTGATCAGTGAGGCCGATCACCCTCCGGTGCGCACTGCCCGGGATGTGCAGGGCCGGGCGGTGTTCACCTTTCGTCAGGGCTGTTCCTATCGCATGCGCCTGGAGTCCTGGTTTGCCCACTATCACGCCGCCATGGGCCGGGCCATGGAGATCGAGTCCTATCAGGGCATGCTGGCCTGTGTGATCGCCGGTTCCGGGGTGGCCTTGATGGCCCAGTCGATGCTCGACAGCCTGCCGGGGCGCGAAAGCGTGGCTGTGCATGCTCTGGCCGAGCCGTTCGCCCACACCACCACCTGGCTGATGTGGCGCAAGGGCATGTTGGGGGCCAACCTCAATGCCTGGATCGAACTGCAGCAGGGCGCCTTTGGGCAGCAGACGCCGGTGCTGCGGGCCAGTGGCTGA
- a CDS encoding MFS transporter, translating to MSPLLRLLASFIALMMAMGIGRFALTPQLPHLISEGQVDLTAAGLIAAANYLGYFIGALDAMFARRPAQVRLRLLGGLWLCVLLTLASFWAQGFWAHLLLRFGTGLASAWVLVMITALSQPLALAAGRPRLGALVFAGPGLGIMLTGLLALGANLLGQSSANLWLLYGAVALLMLLAILPILPRTSRSQHAAPPPSAENEQGVGRLGLVYGLYGVGYIIPATFLSQMASARFHGQWQADLFWPGFGLAAALGVALVSLRRHRPDSTRHWLMATLWLQAAGVFACLLGSGLGLVLGVLLCGTPFLACMQLVMQRSRELAPQSAQRNAGLLTACFAMGQLSGPLLAALSSHFSGNLQPALVVAGCGLLLSASLLWQPRSAPQRCPLAS from the coding sequence ATGTCCCCCCTGCTGCGCCTGCTTGCCAGTTTCATTGCCCTGATGATGGCCATGGGCATTGGCCGCTTCGCCCTGACGCCACAGTTGCCGCACCTGATCAGCGAAGGCCAGGTCGACCTGACCGCCGCCGGACTGATCGCCGCCGCCAACTACCTGGGCTATTTCATCGGCGCTCTGGACGCCATGTTCGCCCGGCGCCCAGCCCAGGTGCGCCTGCGCCTATTGGGCGGCCTGTGGCTGTGCGTACTGCTGACCCTGGCGTCGTTCTGGGCCCAGGGCTTCTGGGCGCACCTGCTGCTGCGCTTCGGCACCGGCCTGGCCAGTGCCTGGGTGCTGGTGATGATCACGGCCCTGAGCCAGCCACTGGCCCTGGCGGCAGGCCGGCCACGCCTGGGCGCCCTGGTGTTTGCCGGCCCCGGACTGGGAATCATGCTCACCGGGCTGCTGGCCCTGGGCGCCAATCTGCTGGGGCAGAGCTCGGCCAACCTGTGGCTGCTGTATGGCGCCGTGGCCTTGTTGATGCTGCTGGCGATCCTGCCGATCCTGCCCCGGACCTCCCGCAGCCAGCATGCAGCCCCACCGCCGAGTGCGGAAAACGAGCAAGGCGTGGGCCGCCTGGGGCTGGTCTACGGCCTGTACGGAGTGGGCTACATCATCCCCGCGACTTTTCTCTCGCAGATGGCCAGCGCGCGCTTTCACGGCCAGTGGCAAGCCGATCTGTTCTGGCCCGGCTTCGGCCTGGCCGCCGCCCTGGGAGTGGCCTTGGTCAGCCTGCGCCGACACCGCCCGGACAGCACTCGGCACTGGCTGATGGCGACCCTGTGGCTGCAGGCCGCGGGGGTCTTTGCTTGCCTGCTGGGCAGTGGCCTGGGGCTGGTCCTCGGGGTGTTGCTGTGTGGCACGCCGTTCCTGGCCTGCATGCAACTGGTCATGCAGCGCTCACGGGAACTGGCGCCCCAGTCGGCCCAGCGCAATGCCGGATTGCTGACCGCCTGCTTCGCCATGGGTCAGTTGAGCGGTCCATTGCTGGCGGCCCTGAGCAGTCATTTCAGTGGCAATCTGCAGCCGGCGCTGGTGGTCGCAGGCTGCGGCTTGCTGCTCAGCGCCAGCCTGCTCTGGCAACCGCGGTCCGCGCCCCAGCGCTGCCCGCTGGCGTCCTAG
- a CDS encoding DMT family transporter, which produces MSIERRSADGFALQVMLGLCLIWGVQQVMIKWAAADIAPVMQAAARSGISALLVALLMCWKGGWSQVSSTWRGGLLAGALFGLEFLFIAEGLKLTSAAHMSVFLYTAPIFTALGVNWLLPSERLRPLQWLGIVLAFIGISIAFAGGISLDNLDRRMLLGDLLGLLAGLAWGATTVVVRASRLSEAPATLALFYQLIVGFVGLLLIAVLSGQVTHVSLTPVAVASVLFQGLVVSFFSYLTWFWLLRRYLAANLAVFSFMTPMFGVTFGVLLLGEPLSLNFVLGAMLVLLGITFVSAEQWLRRRIKRLL; this is translated from the coding sequence GTGAGCATCGAACGGCGCAGCGCCGACGGCTTTGCCCTGCAGGTGATGTTGGGGTTGTGCCTGATCTGGGGCGTACAGCAGGTGATGATCAAGTGGGCCGCGGCGGACATTGCCCCGGTGATGCAGGCGGCCGCCCGTTCCGGAATCTCGGCGCTGCTGGTGGCCCTGCTGATGTGTTGGAAGGGCGGCTGGTCCCAGGTTTCCAGCACTTGGCGCGGCGGCTTGCTGGCCGGGGCCCTGTTTGGCCTGGAGTTCCTGTTCATTGCCGAAGGCCTGAAGCTGACCAGTGCCGCGCACATGTCGGTGTTTCTCTATACCGCGCCGATCTTCACCGCCCTGGGGGTCAATTGGCTGCTGCCCAGTGAGCGCTTGCGGCCCTTGCAATGGCTGGGGATCGTTCTCGCCTTCATTGGCATCAGCATCGCCTTTGCCGGTGGCATCTCCCTCGACAACCTGGACCGGCGCATGCTCCTGGGCGATCTACTGGGATTGCTGGCGGGCCTGGCCTGGGGAGCGACCACGGTGGTGGTGCGGGCTTCACGGCTGTCGGAGGCGCCCGCCACCCTGGCCCTGTTCTATCAGTTGATCGTCGGGTTTGTCGGCCTGTTGCTGATTGCCGTGCTCAGCGGTCAGGTGACCCACGTCAGCCTGACTCCGGTGGCGGTGGCCAGCGTGCTGTTCCAGGGGCTGGTGGTGTCGTTTTTCAGCTACCTGACCTGGTTCTGGCTGTTGCGCCGCTATCTGGCGGCAAACCTGGCGGTGTTTTCCTTCATGACGCCGATGTTCGGTGTGACCTTCGGTGTCCTGTTGCTGGGTGAGCCATTGAGTCTCAACTTTGTGCTCGGCGCCATGCTGGTGCTGCTGGGCATCACTTTTGTCAGCGCCGAGCAATGGTTGCGTCGGCGGATCAAGCGCTTGCTGTAA
- a CDS encoding DUF2177 family protein translates to MKTTLVAWLATLLAFLLLDALWLGLMMGPTYRAQLGSLLLEQPRLLPAALFYLLYVSGCLLFAVHPALQQGGWRRAARLGALLGLVSYGTYDLSNWATLQAWPASLALLDMAWGMLVSALASGFGVFCACRWAPGAGRGPQV, encoded by the coding sequence ATGAAAACCACTCTGGTCGCCTGGCTCGCCACCCTGCTGGCGTTCCTGCTGCTCGACGCGCTTTGGCTGGGGCTGATGATGGGCCCCACCTACCGGGCCCAGCTGGGCTCGCTGCTGCTGGAGCAACCACGGCTGTTGCCGGCGGCTCTGTTCTACCTCCTCTACGTGAGTGGTTGCCTGCTGTTCGCGGTACACCCCGCCCTGCAACAGGGTGGCTGGCGTCGGGCTGCGCGCCTGGGGGCGCTGCTCGGGCTGGTGTCCTACGGCACTTATGATCTGAGCAATTGGGCGACCTTGCAGGCCTGGCCGGCATCCCTGGCGCTGCTGGATATGGCCTGGGGCATGCTGGTCAGTGCCCTGGCCAGTGGTTTCGGCGTCTTCTGTGCTTGCCGTTGGGCGCCCGGTGCTGGACGCGGGCCGCAAGTCTGA
- a CDS encoding S1 RNA-binding domain-containing protein → MALVGRYNSLQVVKHTNFGLYLDGGADGEILLPNRYIPKDIPSEDEDWLNVFVYLDSADKLIATTEKPKVQVGEFASLKVVEVNSIGVFLDWGLPKDLLLPYSEEKRQMNAGEYCVVHVYLDKHTRRITATARLDRYLDKTPANYKVGQEVDLLVAESTDMGFKAIINNKHWGLIHKNEVFKFLRSGMQEKGFIKEVRADGKISLSLQPVGEAAATSLNSKILAKLRENNGSLAVSDKSDPALISSLFGVSKGNFKKAIGALYKQGQIVIHADRIELS, encoded by the coding sequence ATGGCTTTAGTCGGGCGCTACAACAGTTTGCAAGTGGTAAAACACACTAACTTTGGTTTGTATCTGGATGGCGGGGCGGACGGCGAGATCTTGCTGCCCAACCGTTATATTCCCAAGGATATTCCCAGTGAAGATGAAGACTGGTTGAATGTTTTTGTCTACTTGGACAGTGCCGACAAGTTAATCGCAACTACTGAAAAGCCGAAAGTTCAAGTCGGCGAGTTCGCCAGTCTTAAAGTTGTCGAAGTTAACAGCATCGGGGTATTTCTGGATTGGGGGTTGCCCAAGGATCTGTTGCTGCCGTACTCCGAGGAAAAGCGCCAGATGAATGCTGGCGAATACTGCGTGGTGCATGTCTATCTGGACAAGCACACCCGTCGTATCACTGCCACGGCCCGCCTGGATCGCTACCTGGACAAGACGCCTGCCAACTACAAAGTGGGCCAGGAAGTCGACTTGCTGGTGGCCGAGTCCACTGACATGGGCTTCAAGGCAATCATCAATAACAAGCACTGGGGCCTGATTCACAAGAACGAAGTGTTCAAGTTCCTGCGCTCCGGCATGCAAGAGAAAGGCTTCATCAAGGAAGTCCGCGCCGACGGCAAGATCAGCCTCAGCCTGCAACCTGTGGGTGAAGCAGCGGCCACCAGTCTGAACTCGAAGATCCTCGCCAAGTTGCGCGAGAACAATGGCTCCCTGGCCGTCAGTGACAAGAGCGACCCGGCATTGATCAGCAGTTTGTTCGGGGTCAGCAAGGGCAACTTCAAGAAGGCCATCGGCGCCCTCTATAAACAGGGTCAGATTGTCATCCACGCGGATCGCATCGAGCTAAGCTGA
- a CDS encoding TorF family putative porin codes for MRTPATLALSLLLACPIALGQIVQRELGAFDLKLGTSPSRSMAQGLVKPSSSGSFHGGLDLSHDSGWYAGQWSPSMGLSPSSKLEVDSYLGFKQPFDQTLGYELGMIHYNYPQWRPQDSQEFYGGLTLLGSRFGAAFSNAPDKRNSTVFADLGGHPPFGIGVSVKYTTYRLNNRVAVANAGYVAGFNDWSIKLSRPWLGIDLNLIYSDSSLSGNDCSAYSGHNPQCDGLLTFKAERAFY; via the coding sequence ATGCGCACACCCGCCACACTGGCCCTCAGCCTGCTACTGGCCTGCCCCATCGCCCTGGGCCAGATAGTCCAGCGAGAACTGGGCGCCTTCGACCTCAAACTGGGCACCAGCCCCAGCCGCAGCATGGCCCAGGGCCTGGTCAAGCCTTCGTCCAGCGGCTCATTCCATGGCGGCCTCGACCTGAGTCACGACAGTGGCTGGTACGCCGGCCAATGGTCCCCGAGCATGGGCCTGAGCCCTTCCAGCAAACTGGAAGTGGATTCCTACCTGGGCTTCAAGCAGCCCTTCGACCAGACCCTGGGCTACGAGCTGGGGATGATCCACTACAACTACCCACAGTGGCGGCCCCAGGACAGCCAAGAGTTCTACGGCGGCCTGACTCTGCTGGGCAGCCGCTTTGGCGCGGCCTTCAGCAACGCCCCGGACAAACGCAACAGCACAGTGTTCGCCGACTTGGGTGGCCACCCGCCGTTTGGCATCGGCGTCAGCGTCAAATACACCACCTATCGTCTGAACAATCGCGTCGCCGTGGCCAACGCTGGCTACGTGGCCGGCTTCAACGACTGGTCGATCAAGCTCTCGCGCCCCTGGCTGGGGATCGACCTGAACCTGATCTACAGTGACTCCAGCCTCAGCGGCAACGACTGCAGTGCCTACTCCGGGCACAACCCCCAGTGCGATGGCCTGCTCACCTTCAAGGCTGAGCGAGCGTTCTACTGA
- a CDS encoding DUF6279 family lipoprotein → MARHWHLLIPLLIISLLLGACSRVGLAYRNLDVIIPWTLNDYLDMNREQKSWFNQRLQQHLSWHCTTQLPGYLDWLDRLQAMVQSNQVSDQALQQRTQEAKQAIAETARQIVPSAVELLQGLDDGQVAEMNKALAKDQQEHREQYLKPSLAQQIEQRSQRMSQRLKTWIGPLSPGQQRRVEQWSASLGEQNQQWIANRIHWQAQFSAAVAQRQNSDFPQRIEQLLVNREQLWTDDYRQAYAHTEQAARQLLVDLMATSSLEQRQRLLKKIDSVRQDFAQLKCLQNAHRDPA, encoded by the coding sequence ATGGCGCGCCACTGGCACTTGCTCATTCCGCTCCTGATCATCAGCCTGCTGCTGGGCGCATGCAGTCGGGTCGGCCTGGCCTATCGCAACCTCGACGTGATCATTCCCTGGACCCTCAACGACTACCTGGACATGAACCGCGAGCAGAAGAGCTGGTTCAACCAGCGTCTGCAGCAGCACCTGAGCTGGCATTGCACCACCCAACTGCCGGGCTACCTGGACTGGCTCGATCGCCTGCAAGCCATGGTGCAGAGCAATCAGGTCAGTGACCAAGCCCTGCAACAGCGAACCCAGGAAGCCAAGCAAGCCATCGCCGAAACCGCGCGGCAGATCGTGCCCTCCGCGGTGGAGCTGCTCCAGGGCCTGGACGACGGACAAGTCGCCGAGATGAACAAGGCCCTTGCCAAGGACCAGCAGGAACATCGCGAGCAGTACCTCAAGCCCTCTCTGGCGCAGCAGATCGAACAGCGCAGTCAGCGCATGAGCCAACGCCTGAAAACCTGGATCGGCCCCTTGAGCCCCGGCCAGCAACGACGTGTCGAGCAATGGTCGGCGTCCCTGGGTGAGCAGAACCAGCAGTGGATCGCCAACCGCATCCACTGGCAGGCACAATTCAGCGCCGCCGTGGCGCAACGGCAAAACAGTGATTTCCCACAACGTATCGAGCAACTGCTGGTGAACCGCGAGCAGTTATGGACAGACGATTACCGTCAGGCCTACGCCCACACCGAACAGGCCGCCCGCCAACTGCTGGTGGACCTGATGGCCACCAGCAGTCTTGAGCAGCGTCAGCGCCTGCTGAAGAAGATCGACAGCGTGCGCCAGGATTTCGCACAACTGAAATGCCTGCAAAATGCCCACCGGGATCCGGCCTGA
- a CDS encoding thioredoxin family protein, giving the protein MPATDHPVVSREQWLQARKQHLIHEKAFTRQRDQLSAERRALPWVKIDKPYRFQGPNGPLSLADLFGEHSQLLVYHFMFGTGWKDGCKGCSFLADHFDGANQHLAHHDVALVSVSHAPYAEFQAFRQRMGWHFDWYSSAGDDFNQDFGVSLSDEQLARGSASYNYEQVSGDERELPGLSVFYRNPHGEIFHTYSTYARGLDLLLGAYNFLDLTPKGRNEEQIMDWVRHHDRYQETPRNKGSSCCCDD; this is encoded by the coding sequence ATGCCCGCTACCGATCATCCCGTGGTCTCCCGGGAACAATGGCTACAAGCCCGCAAACAGCACCTGATCCACGAGAAGGCCTTCACCCGCCAGCGCGACCAGCTCAGCGCCGAACGCCGGGCGCTGCCCTGGGTAAAAATCGACAAGCCCTATCGGTTCCAAGGCCCCAATGGCCCGCTGAGCCTGGCGGACCTGTTTGGCGAGCACAGCCAACTGCTGGTCTACCACTTCATGTTCGGCACCGGCTGGAAAGATGGCTGCAAGGGCTGCTCGTTCCTCGCGGACCACTTCGATGGCGCCAACCAGCACCTGGCCCACCACGATGTAGCGCTGGTGTCGGTATCCCACGCGCCCTACGCCGAATTCCAAGCCTTTCGCCAACGCATGGGCTGGCATTTCGACTGGTACTCCAGCGCCGGCGACGACTTCAACCAGGACTTTGGCGTCAGCCTCAGCGACGAGCAACTGGCCCGGGGAAGCGCCAGCTACAACTACGAACAGGTCAGCGGCGATGAGCGGGAGCTACCCGGCCTGAGCGTGTTCTATCGCAACCCGCACGGTGAAATCTTCCACACCTACTCCACCTATGCCCGCGGCCTGGACCTGTTGCTGGGGGCGTACAACTTCCTCGACCTGACGCCCAAGGGGCGCAACGAAGAACAGATCATGGACTGGGTTCGACACCACGACCGTTATCAGGAAACACCCCGGAACAAGGGCAGCAGTTGCTGCTGTGACGACTGA